A section of the Candidatus Dormiibacterota bacterium genome encodes:
- a CDS encoding MaoC family dehydratase, with protein MAELGRRVLIGGPYFEDLAHGRVFDDAPSVTLTDGLAAVSQAIFGDRLRLPLDAGLSAAVTGGGAALAHPMLVCNVVIGQSTGPSQRVRGNLFYRGLVLLRPVFIGDTLRTRTEVVGLRQNAVREGRPATGVVALRVRAENQRGEPVLDFWRCPMLPLADPGVRTGHADGFDDIPADLEPGRVAAAVPGGWRLDAFRVACPGEHFAALVEGTVYEVESRDTVSCAPELARLTLNMAQTHTDAGASAYGRRLVYGGHTISVAAAQLVRALPNLVTILAWRRCDHLAPVFEEDLLRSEVEVAGLHPLDGGGGLVELRVVVHAARDAAAGAEEVPVLDWRLWGLMA; from the coding sequence ATGGCTGAGCTGGGCCGGCGGGTCCTCATCGGGGGGCCATACTTCGAGGACCTGGCTCACGGCCGGGTCTTCGATGACGCGCCGTCGGTCACGCTCACCGACGGGCTCGCCGCGGTCTCCCAGGCGATCTTCGGCGATCGCCTGCGCCTGCCCCTCGACGCCGGCCTCAGCGCCGCGGTCACCGGGGGCGGGGCGGCGCTGGCGCATCCGATGCTGGTGTGCAACGTCGTCATCGGCCAGAGCACCGGCCCCTCCCAGCGGGTCCGGGGCAACCTCTTCTACCGGGGCCTGGTGCTGCTCCGCCCGGTGTTCATCGGCGACACCCTCCGCACCCGCACCGAGGTGGTCGGGCTCCGGCAGAACGCGGTGCGCGAGGGCCGGCCGGCCACCGGGGTGGTGGCGCTGCGGGTCCGCGCCGAGAACCAGCGCGGCGAGCCGGTGCTCGACTTCTGGCGCTGCCCGATGCTGCCGCTCGCCGACCCCGGGGTGCGCACCGGCCACGCCGACGGCTTCGACGACATCCCCGCGGACCTCGAGCCCGGACGGGTGGCCGCGGCGGTGCCCGGGGGGTGGCGGCTCGACGCCTTCCGCGTGGCCTGCCCAGGCGAGCACTTCGCCGCCCTCGTCGAGGGCACCGTCTACGAGGTCGAGAGCCGCGACACCGTCAGCTGCGCCCCGGAGCTCGCGCGGCTCACCCTGAACATGGCGCAGACCCACACCGACGCCGGCGCCAGCGCCTACGGCCGCCGGCTCGTCTACGGCGGCCACACCATCTCGGTGGCCGCGGCCCAGCTGGTGCGGGCGCTGCCCAACCTGGTGACCATCCTCGCCTGGCGGCGCTGCGACCACCTCGCGCCGGTCTTCGAGGAGGACCTGCTCCGCTCCGAGGTGGAGGTGGCCGGGCTCCATCCTCTCGACGGCGGCGGCGGGCTGGTCGAGCTGCGGGTGGTGGTGCACGCCGCCCGGGACGCCGCCGCGGGCGCCGAGGAGGTGCCGGTCCTGGACTGGCGGCTCTGGGGCCTGATGGCGTGA
- a CDS encoding alpha/beta fold hydrolase, with protein sequence MPVTPAGIHYDDSLQGGEPVVLLHGVTLDRRMWAAQVDALAATHRCLAVDRRGHGLSAPLHQGWDPVDDLEGVLDHAGVDRCHLVGMSLGGLDAVAAAARLPERLHTLVLVDAWMPIEAMSTWSAPFLLAREKGADVAREAWLGDRLFAAARAIPEVAARLREIVGANDLSTFTGPAPRGLGRQVVAAAAAIETPTLVVVGDLDLPEFVETARWLAGTIPGALRQPPLVVAGAGHMLPMENPDALTGLLRPWLAEEAIPTP encoded by the coding sequence ATGCCCGTCACCCCCGCCGGAATCCACTACGACGACAGCCTGCAGGGCGGCGAGCCGGTCGTTCTCCTCCACGGCGTCACCCTCGACCGCCGGATGTGGGCGGCCCAGGTGGACGCCCTCGCCGCCACCCACCGCTGCCTCGCCGTCGACCGCCGCGGCCACGGGCTCTCCGCCCCACTCCACCAGGGCTGGGACCCGGTCGACGACCTCGAGGGCGTGCTCGACCACGCCGGTGTCGACCGCTGTCACCTGGTGGGGATGTCGCTGGGCGGCCTCGACGCCGTGGCCGCCGCCGCCCGCCTGCCCGAGCGGCTGCACACCCTGGTGCTGGTCGACGCCTGGATGCCGATCGAGGCGATGAGCACCTGGTCGGCGCCGTTCCTGCTGGCCCGGGAGAAGGGCGCCGACGTGGCCCGGGAGGCCTGGCTCGGCGACCGCCTCTTCGCCGCCGCACGGGCGATCCCCGAGGTGGCGGCGCGGCTGCGGGAGATCGTCGGCGCCAACGACCTCAGCACCTTCACCGGTCCGGCGCCGCGCGGCCTGGGACGGCAGGTGGTGGCGGCCGCGGCGGCGATCGAGACCCCCACCCTGGTGGTGGTCGGCGACCTCGACCTCCCCGAGTTCGTCGAGACCGCGCGCTGGCTCGCCGGCACCATCCCGGGCGCGCTCCGGCAGCCGCCCCTGGTCGTCGCCGGGGCGGGCCACATGCTCCCGATGGAGAATCCCGACGCGCTCACCGGGCTGCTCCGGCCCTGGCTGGCGGAGGAGGCGATCCCGACCCCCTGA
- a CDS encoding CoA transferase, whose product MSVQPPGILGGMRVVEGSAFVAAPLGGMTLAQLGAEVIRFDQIGGGLDARRWPITREGRSLFWAGMNKGKRSIAVDLRSPRGRELLTELITAPGPDAGLFLTNFPVQGWLDYGRLRARRPDLVMVAITGNHDGSSAVDYTVNPATGFPWATGPTNLAVPFNHLLPAWDAITGTLAATGLLAAERFRTRSGQGQLVKLALSDVAIAMVAHLGKIAEVQISRHERPKYGNYLYGAFGRDFLTRDNRRVMVVALTARQWMSLKDATGLHESFAMVEQQMGVDLSREGDRFTAREVLGAILKAWTTRHTLAEIRECFDEHGVCWGPYQTFTQLVDQDPRCSTANPMFAEVEQPGIGTYLMPGSPLDCGAMPRVEVRRAPLLGENTDEILATCLGLGDAEIGRLHDAGVVAGPEPEEASVSVTGRLAVQ is encoded by the coding sequence ATGAGCGTGCAGCCGCCGGGCATCCTCGGCGGGATGCGGGTGGTCGAGGGATCGGCCTTCGTCGCCGCCCCGCTCGGCGGCATGACCCTCGCCCAGCTCGGCGCCGAGGTGATCCGCTTCGACCAGATCGGGGGCGGCCTCGACGCCCGGCGCTGGCCGATCACCAGGGAGGGTCGCAGCCTCTTCTGGGCCGGCATGAACAAGGGCAAGCGGTCGATCGCCGTCGACCTGCGCTCACCCCGGGGGCGGGAGCTGCTCACCGAGCTGATCACCGCGCCCGGTCCCGACGCGGGGCTCTTCCTCACCAACTTCCCGGTGCAGGGCTGGCTCGACTACGGGCGGCTCCGCGCCCGCCGCCCCGACCTGGTGATGGTGGCGATCACCGGCAACCACGACGGCTCGTCGGCGGTCGACTACACCGTCAACCCCGCCACCGGGTTCCCCTGGGCGACCGGCCCCACCAACCTCGCGGTGCCCTTCAACCACCTGCTGCCCGCCTGGGACGCGATCACCGGCACCCTCGCCGCCACCGGCCTCCTCGCCGCCGAGCGCTTCCGCACCCGCAGCGGCCAGGGCCAGCTGGTGAAGCTCGCCCTCAGCGACGTGGCCATCGCCATGGTCGCGCATCTCGGCAAGATCGCTGAGGTGCAGATCAGCCGCCACGAGCGGCCGAAGTACGGCAACTATCTGTACGGCGCCTTCGGCCGCGACTTCCTGACCCGGGACAACCGGCGGGTCATGGTGGTGGCGCTCACCGCCCGGCAGTGGATGAGCCTCAAGGACGCCACCGGCCTCCACGAGAGCTTCGCCATGGTCGAGCAGCAGATGGGCGTCGACCTCTCCCGCGAGGGCGACCGCTTCACGGCCCGCGAGGTGCTCGGCGCCATCCTCAAGGCGTGGACGACCCGGCACACCCTGGCCGAGATCCGCGAGTGCTTCGACGAGCACGGGGTGTGCTGGGGCCCGTACCAGACCTTCACCCAGCTGGTCGACCAGGACCCGCGGTGCTCCACCGCGAACCCGATGTTCGCGGAGGTCGAGCAGCCCGGGATCGGCACCTACCTGATGCCGGGATCACCGCTCGACTGCGGCGCGATGCCCCGCGTCGAGGTGCGCCGCGCGCCCCTGCTCGGCGAGAACACCGACGAGATCCTGGCCACCTGCCTGGGGCTCGGTGACGCCGAGATCGGCCGGCTCCACGACGCCGGCGTGGTCGCCGGTCCCGAGCCGGAGGAGGCGAGCGTCAGCGTCACCGGCAGGCTCGCGGTCCAGTAG
- a CDS encoding maleylpyruvate isomerase family mycothiol-dependent enzyme, translating to MAVPTTVADLHQVAALTRRESESLATVLEGLSAEQWQLPACGDWSVDQVTGHLGIVPSSVEQWYDAAVAGEEVEPLDMRDPEFQETQLDMIGEADPQDRIDGVRHAYGSAADYLDRLDPGGLGLPTYTPEGMLPLTLAGRISLSELFVHGFDVRRAAGLDDRGDPEVAEALLPHAMAVLPSFLGGVSDLEAPVEVTAGEQRWTLAPASPGVTVEEGGAGAGTTLRIAPADLVLLVWGRITLAEARTRGAGVDGDAAALERLLAQLDPL from the coding sequence GTGGCCGTCCCCACCACCGTCGCCGACCTGCACCAGGTCGCCGCTCTCACCCGTCGCGAGTCCGAGTCGCTCGCCACCGTCCTCGAGGGGCTGTCCGCGGAGCAGTGGCAGCTCCCGGCGTGCGGCGACTGGAGCGTCGACCAGGTCACCGGTCACCTCGGGATCGTGCCCAGCAGCGTCGAGCAGTGGTACGACGCGGCGGTGGCGGGGGAGGAGGTCGAGCCCCTGGACATGCGCGACCCGGAATTCCAGGAGACCCAGCTCGACATGATCGGCGAGGCCGATCCCCAGGACCGCATCGACGGGGTACGCCACGCCTACGGCTCGGCCGCCGACTACCTCGACAGGCTCGACCCCGGCGGCCTCGGCCTCCCCACCTACACCCCCGAGGGCATGCTGCCGCTCACCCTGGCGGGCCGCATCTCGCTCAGCGAGCTCTTCGTCCACGGCTTCGACGTGCGCCGCGCCGCCGGCCTCGACGACCGCGGCGATCCCGAGGTCGCGGAGGCGCTGCTGCCCCACGCGATGGCGGTGCTGCCCTCCTTCCTCGGCGGCGTCAGCGATCTGGAGGCTCCGGTCGAGGTGACCGCCGGGGAGCAGCGCTGGACCCTCGCCCCGGCGTCGCCCGGAGTGACGGTGGAGGAGGGGGGAGCCGGCGCCGGCACGACCCTGCGGATCGCACCCGCCGACCTGGTGCTGCTGGTCTGGGGGCGGATCACCCTCGCCGAGGCGCGCACCCGGGGCGCCGGCGTCGACGGCGACGCCGCGGCCCTGGAGCGGCTCCTCGCCCAGCTCGACCCGCTGTAG
- the chrA gene encoding chromate efflux transporter — MEDAGRSRLAEVAAVFGRLGWTAFGGPASHVALMEREVVRRRGWLDAARFGELFAACNLVPGPASTQLALLIGRLRAGWAGMALTAVLFIGPAVLCMLALGELYLHLAGRRQIAAALLGVDAAVVAILARAVLDLSRLGLRGRRTGLIGAAAGVTSLLGAAPVPVLAAAAAAGVLLLDPAALTRGRRGGVRALLIAATPAGGTGTLLPLGLAFLKIGALAVGSGYVLLPLLHAELVGGRFGLTDHQIADAFGVAQATPGPVFATAAFLGVQVAGIPGGVVAALAVFAPSVVYVQVAGAVATAVRTRPAARAALHGVLAAAIGLIAAAAVALARTTLTGPAEVVGAALALLLLLARPTAQPVAILTGAAAGLASTVLAP; from the coding sequence GTGGAGGACGCCGGGCGCTCGCGGCTCGCCGAGGTTGCGGCGGTCTTCGGGCGGTTGGGGTGGACCGCCTTCGGCGGCCCCGCGAGCCACGTCGCGCTGATGGAGCGGGAGGTGGTGCGCCGCCGCGGCTGGCTCGACGCCGCCCGGTTCGGCGAGCTCTTCGCCGCCTGCAACCTGGTCCCCGGTCCGGCGTCGACCCAGCTCGCGCTGCTGATCGGGAGGCTGCGCGCCGGCTGGGCGGGGATGGCGCTGACGGCCGTGCTCTTCATCGGGCCGGCGGTGCTCTGCATGCTCGCACTCGGCGAGCTGTATCTCCACCTCGCCGGCCGCCGGCAGATCGCCGCCGCGCTCCTCGGCGTCGACGCCGCGGTGGTCGCCATCCTCGCCCGGGCGGTCCTCGACCTCTCCCGGCTGGGCCTCCGCGGCCGGCGGACCGGGCTGATCGGCGCCGCCGCCGGGGTGACGAGCCTGCTCGGCGCCGCGCCCGTCCCGGTCCTCGCCGCCGCCGCGGCGGCCGGCGTGCTGCTGCTCGACCCCGCGGCGCTGACCCGCGGTCGCCGGGGTGGGGTCCGGGCGCTGCTGATCGCCGCCACACCGGCGGGGGGGACCGGCACGCTCCTGCCCCTCGGCCTCGCCTTCCTGAAGATCGGGGCGCTGGCCGTCGGCAGCGGCTACGTGCTCCTGCCCCTGCTCCACGCCGAGCTGGTGGGAGGGCGCTTCGGGCTCACCGACCACCAGATCGCCGACGCCTTCGGGGTCGCCCAGGCCACCCCCGGACCGGTCTTCGCCACCGCCGCCTTCCTCGGCGTCCAGGTCGCGGGCATCCCCGGCGGGGTGGTGGCGGCGCTCGCGGTGTTCGCGCCCTCGGTGGTGTACGTGCAGGTGGCCGGCGCGGTGGCCACGGCGGTGCGCACCCGGCCGGCGGCGCGCGCCGCGCTCCACGGCGTGCTCGCGGCCGCGATCGGGCTGATCGCCGCCGCCGCGGTGGCCCTGGCGCGGACCACCCTCACCGGCCCCGCAGAGGTGGTCGGGGCGGCGCTCGCGCTCCTCCTCCTCCTCGCCCGCCCGACCGCCCAGCCGGTGGCCATCCTCACCGGCGCCGCCGCCGGGCTGGCGTCGACGGTGCTGGCGCCCTGA
- a CDS encoding glycosyltransferase family 2 protein, with protein sequence MAVETPTQAPDRAPPQRGLDLTVVVPLYNEEENIDPAVEELLAVLDTMPQSAEVILVDDGSSDSTGDRALAWHRRDPRVRVIQFRRNFGQTAAISAGFRFARGRAVVPMDGDQQNDPRDLPHLLAPMEEGYDVVSGWRRDRRDHRLSSRLANRLISRITSTPLHDHSCTLKAYHSDVVRQLHLYGEMHRFIPALAGLAGARVAEVPINHRPRTRGASKYGLTRTLRVVLDLLTVRFLLRYIARPMQFFGLLGLVSLLIGGATLTGLLVYKVVSGAGIAERPLLVLSVLLVIIGVQFISMGLLGELLIRIYHEVGQRPPYAVRRTAGIDVPPGGAVDPEASMAGQGAAGAGAPRRELTGRAARPGGGPGRKGG encoded by the coding sequence ATGGCCGTCGAGACCCCCACCCAGGCTCCCGACCGGGCCCCGCCGCAGCGAGGCCTGGACCTCACCGTGGTCGTCCCCCTCTACAACGAGGAGGAGAACATCGACCCCGCGGTCGAGGAGCTGCTCGCGGTGCTCGACACCATGCCCCAGTCGGCCGAGGTGATCCTCGTCGACGACGGCAGCAGTGACTCCACCGGCGACCGGGCACTGGCCTGGCACCGGCGCGACCCCCGGGTGCGGGTCATCCAGTTCCGGCGCAACTTCGGGCAGACCGCCGCGATCAGCGCCGGCTTCCGCTTCGCGCGAGGCCGGGCGGTGGTGCCGATGGACGGCGACCAGCAGAACGATCCCCGCGACCTGCCCCACCTGCTCGCCCCCATGGAGGAGGGCTACGACGTCGTCAGCGGCTGGCGGCGGGACCGGCGGGACCACCGGCTGTCCTCGAGGCTGGCCAACCGGCTGATCTCGCGGATCACCAGCACCCCGCTGCACGACCACAGCTGCACCCTCAAGGCGTACCACTCGGACGTGGTGCGGCAGCTCCACCTGTACGGCGAGATGCACCGCTTCATCCCGGCGCTCGCCGGCCTCGCCGGGGCGCGGGTCGCGGAGGTGCCGATCAACCACCGGCCGCGCACCCGGGGTGCCTCGAAGTACGGGCTGACCCGCACCCTGCGCGTCGTCCTCGACCTGCTCACGGTGCGGTTCCTGCTCCGCTACATCGCCCGGCCGATGCAGTTCTTCGGGCTGCTCGGGCTGGTCAGCCTGCTGATCGGCGGCGCCACCCTCACCGGGCTGCTGGTCTACAAGGTGGTCTCCGGCGCGGGCATCGCCGAGCGCCCGCTGCTGGTGCTCAGCGTGCTCCTGGTGATCATCGGGGTGCAGTTCATCTCGATGGGCCTGCTCGGCGAGCTGCTCATCCGCATCTACCACGAGGTCGGGCAGCGACCCCCCTACGCGGTCCGCCGCACCGCCGGCATCGACGTGCCGCCGGGCGGCGCCGTCGATCCCGAGGCGTCGATGGCCGGCCAGGGCGCCGCCGGAGCGGGGGCGCCGCGGCGGGAGCTGACCGGCCGCGCGGCGCGTCCCGGCGGCGGTCCCGGCCGGAAGGGAGGCTGA